A genomic window from Silene latifolia isolate original U9 population chromosome Y, ASM4854445v1, whole genome shotgun sequence includes:
- the LOC141627381 gene encoding uncharacterized protein LOC141627381 — MSNSEDYIMTSLGRTKDQRVMSSKRRIHLPLAPRRGRGRGRGRVRGIEIRPCVDPTPDATPEPVMTEMDLPSAFFRQPLADSDVAEEEHFDHVVEHDDDDDDDDDDDDDDDDDDDEEEEEEEEEDDDSRFLDEEAAALPSKKVVRDCRGRYVPLGDGSSSSTGRKKTKTQDTSWRLMGPVEGGPSVLSVHVALVAT, encoded by the coding sequence ATGTCGAACAGCGAAGATTACATTATGACTTCACTAGGTCGTACGAAAGATCAAAGAGTAATGAGCTCTAAGCGGCGTATCCATTTACCGTTAGCACCACGTCGTGGTCGGGGTAGGGGTAGGGGTAGGGTTAGGGGCATCGAAATACGCCCTTGTGTTGACCCTACTCCCGACGCTACTCCCGAGCCCGTTATGACCGAGATGGATTTACCGAGTGCGTTTTTTAGGCAGCCATTAGCCGATTCTGATGTTGCGGAGGAAGAGCATTTTGACCATGTGGTTGagcatgatgatgatgatgatgatgatgatgatgatgatgatgatgatgatgatgatgatgatgaggaggaggaggaggaggaggaggaggacgatgaCTCCCGTTTTCTTGACGAGGAGGCCGCCGCACTACCATCTAAGAAGGTGGTACGAGATTGTAGAGGTCGATATGTGCCGCTTGGTGACGGTTCATCTAGTAGCACGGGGAGGAAGAAGACAAAGACTCAGGATACTTCTTGGCGTCTTATGGGTCCGGTTGAGGGTGGGCCGAGTGTCCTTAGCGTCCACGTAGCTTTGGTGGCCACGTAG